Below is a genomic region from Pseudocalidococcus azoricus BACA0444.
TTGTGAAATCTGGGTATTAAGTTGGTGAATTTTCTTAGCCAATAAATTCTGTACCATCTCACAGGGTAATTCTCCCCGATCCCGCACATCCAAAATCTGGCGAATTTCATCTAAGGCTAAACCCAAGGCCTGGGCTTTCTTAATAAAGAGAACCTGGGAAATCACCGTTAGCGCGTAGTACCGATAACCATTGTCACCCCGCTCGGCCGGAGTAATTAAACCCAGGGTTTCGTAGTAGCGCAAGGTCGGCACAGATACACCAGATTGCTTGGCCACATCACCAATTTTGAAAGCTGAACGAGTTGTCATAAATAATCCTGAAAAATGCTTAACTCTCAGGTCTGCTTTAGACATTAGTATAAAGTTATGTTGCCTTGATGATGAGGTATGGTGATGTACGATGTCGATGCCAA
It encodes:
- a CDS encoding heavy metal-responsive transcriptional regulator, whose translation is MTTRSAFKIGDVAKQSGVSVPTLRYYETLGLITPAERGDNGYRYYALTVISQVLFIKKAQALGLALDEIRQILDVRDRGELPCEMVQNLLAKKIHQLNTQISQMQTFKQELEAYQTQWQGLTPQLSEAEICPLIETITP